The stretch of DNA GCTGCCAGGGCCGGTGACAGCAGCGCCCAGTCCAGGTGGGAACCCGGACACAGCCACTGCCGCCCCGGCGCGGAGTGGGCACCGGGTGGTGGCAGGGATGATGCCTGTGGGTGCTTGTCTTTTGCAGAGCACTCGCCCCGGCGATGGCACATCCCCAAAGCGCTGCTGCCAGCCAGCctggtcctgctcctgctgctgctggtggccaTCGTAGCCCTGGGCGCTTGCTGTGAGTCAGGGGGATGGCcatggggtgggggtgggggggcacTGAGAGGGGGTGTTGGGCTGGGCCAGGGACGAGCTGCAGGTGGTTTGTCAGGGATGAGGGGTGCCTGAGGCTGGGGGTCCAGGGCTGGTTGCTTCCTCTTTCACGGCTACATGAGCTGCCTCCCACTATCTTCCCActccctcccactccctccCATTGCCTCCCACTGCCTTCCCACTGCCTCCCATTGTCTTGCCCCTGTCTTACCACTACCTCCCAATCCCTCCCACTGCCTCCCACTCCCTGTCACTGCTTCCCATTGCCTCCCACTGTCTTCCCACTACTTCCCATTGCCTCCCACAGCTTCCCActccctcccactccctccCACTCCCTGTTACTGCTTCCCATTGCCTCCCACTGTCTTCCCACTGCCTTCCTACTGCCTTCCCACTGCCTCTCATTGCATTCCCActgcctcctgctgccttcctgttGTCTCTCACTCACTCTCTTTACCTTCTTATTGCCTCCCACAGCCTCTCACTGCCTTCACACTGCCTCCTACTCCCTCCCACTGTCTCCCACTCCCTCTCACTGCCTTCCTACTGCCTTCCCACCACTTCCTGTTGTCTTTCCAATGCTTTCCACTATCTTCCACTAGCCTTCTCATTGCCTCCCCTTGCCTTCCCACTGTCTCCCATTGCCTCCTACTGCCTACCATTGTCTCCCCTCCACCTGCCACCATTGGggcttcctttcccttctcactGAAACCCCCAGGACAATCTCTACCCGCAGACAGGCACTCCTATCCCACTCTCCCTTGCAAGTCCCATGGCCCGGCTGTCCCATGCCCGTGTCTCAGCTCACTGCCCTGTCCCCAGACTGGCAGGTCACCCGCAGCCTGCAGGACACCTCACACAACTATGCAGCCGAGCAGGACCGCCTGTCACAGGAGCTGAGCGctcaggagcagagcctggagcaggcaCAGGTGGAGCTGGCGTGGgccagagaggagctgcagcgAGCGTGGCACGAGGGCAACATcagccagctggagctggatAGAATGAGCATCGAGCTGGGGCACATCAGGGGGGTCCTGAGCAAGACGGAGAAGGAGATGCAGGAGGTGCAGGGGAAGCTCAACAACAGCAAGAGCACTGTGAGCAGCCTGCGTGCCTGTGTGAATACAGGTAGAGTTGTGATGGGGCGGGGGCACAGGCAGTGTTGCTCTTGGGCAGACGCAGGGGTTGATCTCGGCCGGGCTGGGCCCCCTGAGCATCTGTGGGAGGATGAGTGTCTGACCTGTGCCCCTGTCCCCAGACTGCTGCCCCTCGGGCTGGGTGCTCTACAGGAGCAAGTGTCTCTTCATCTCTGTGCAGAAGAAGACCTGGCAGAGCAGCAAGGATGACTGCAAAGAGAAATCCGCTGAACTGCTCATCCAAGACAGCTTGCTATCATTGACAGTACCGGTACAGAGCAGGGGTATTGTGGTACCCTAGGAGGGTGGGACCGGGCAGAgtcccagcagggcagcagcagcagtatctgtggagctgctggggtaGCACCATGACCCCCAGGTTTCCATTCCAGAAGTCTGGGAGGAGGAACACAGCCGACCCTGGCACTCCTGGGCACCAGGCAGGTGCTAGTCATGAAGCAGGTGGCTGACAGCTTCTcttctttcagcattttgtgCAGGAGTCTACTGAAAAGTACTGGATTGGAGCAAGCATTTATTATGACACGAGGGCGACTTCTAAATGGCAGGACAGCAGTCAAACCTGGTAAGTACGAGAGTGCTGGGCACAAGCACCTGCCCTTTTCCCACGCCAGAAAGGTGCTGGTTTGACCCTGTTACATCCCCCAGCAAAGGAGGTGATGGTCCCCCAAGGGAAGGGGgtcagggcagagctcagctgtggaGTGTACTGCCAGATTTCCAAGTGGCAGAGCAGAAAACTGGAAGGAGGAATGCAACCCTTCCTCAGACTGGTCCCAGTGCCAGGcaccctgcctgccccagcagcactgagagctATGGGAAGTGGTGTCCATAACAAGGATGTTGTCACTGCTACTCTGAGATGTGCCCTCTTTCCTAGGAATACAGTGTGCAGGGCAATAGATAATGGGAAAATCAGGCGTACATCATGCTGGAATTACTTTCAGTGGATCTGCGAGAAATCCCCGAAGTTGAGCAGCACATCTGAGGCCCAGCCTCCTCTCCTGACCAAAGTCTGACTGCTGACACTCTACTCCATCGCTGGACTTGGGGacaggagctgggggtgcaCCCCAAGACTCTGTCCCCTGTGCACGCATTGCCTCAACTGCGTTACATAGCACTGGGAAAGAGGGTCTGTATTTTAAAGGCTAGAAAAGAGACCTTATTTCGCTCTCTTACACTCATGCATACACTTAGCACAGCACCTTGcactgtgtctctgtgtgttcCTGTGTGCCCTGGCCAGCACACCCTGCAGTGACCCAGATCtccagtgcaaagcacagctccCACCTTCTGTGCTCCCCCAAGGCTGCCAAGGGAGAACTGTGCAGGATCTGCCATTTGCATTTTCTTGGAGCTGCGGGATGACACATTGGTATCCCTCAGTCTGTCCATTTTGGGGACTTCTGTGGATTTACAGCCTGTCTCTTCTCTTGGCACTAATAGCTCTCATCCTGCCCTTTTTCCTGCCTCCATCACCTGCCCAGGGCTTTGGGCTGGGTCTTGCCTGGAAAGAGCGCAGGCAGTGGTGCCATCAGCATGAGAAAATGCTGGGAAGCCCTGAGACCATATGGGTGATGGGGAAGCTCTGGGGAGCCTTGAGAACATTGAAGTTGAATAAGGAAACTCTGAAAccatgggagaaaaaaaggtacAATGAGGAGCCCTGAGACCATGGGGGTGAATGCAGCAACCCTGAGACCATGGGAGGAAATGGAGGTTCAGTGAAGATGCCTGAGATCATGGAAGGCAAATGGGAGAGGCCCTGAGGAAATGGGGTTGCAGCTATGAGCCTTAAGACagtggaaaagagagggaagtaCTGAGGAGACTTGGGAACACTAGAAAAAAGGGACCCTGGCACCATGGTGGGAAGGTCCCTAAGACCATGGTGGAACCTGAGCTGCCAAGCAGGGTGATAAGAGAGCCCTGTCCAGGACCcaggtggggtggggagggggagtcCAGGTGCAGCACTGACCCTCCTGACTGAAGTGTTTCTGCAGAGAGTACGAGGTGTTGGGAACCATTTTGCTAAGCTGGGTTTGAGACAGCCACCATGTTTTCATCAAGGTAAAGTCCTGCCTAACCAACCTAGTGGCCTTCTACAATGGAGTGATTGCATTAGTGAACAAGGGAAGGGCTACAAATGTCTTCTATCTCAACTTCTGTAAAGCTTTTGACACAGTCCAcctctaaattggagagaaaTGGATTCAATGGGTGGACTGTttggtggataaggaattggcaGGACAGTCGCATCCAGAAGATAGTGGTCAATGGCTCTGTGTCCTGATGTGGACACTGGTGACCAGTGGTGTCCCTTGGGGATCCATATTGGCACCAGTGCTACTTAATGCTTTCATCAACAATGTGAACAAGGGGATCtagtgcaccctcagcaagctTGCAGATGACACCCAGCTGAGAGCTGTGGTTGATACATTTGAGGCACCcgatgccatccagagggacctggacaaggTTGAGGAGTGGGCCCACGGGAACatcatgaggtttaacaagaccaagtgcaaggtgctgcacttgggtcagggcaacccccagtaccaacacaggctgggggatgaacagatcaagagcagccctgctgagaaggacttgggggtgctggtgggtgagaggctggacatgacccagccatgtgcactcacagcccagaaaccaatcctgtcctggctgcatccaaagcagggtgggcagcaggtgagggaggggattctgcccctctgctctgctctggtgagaccccacctggagaactgcatccagctctggggttcccagcacaggaaggacatggacctgttggagcaagtccagaggagagacACCTGTCCCAAGCCCAGCACTCTCTTGGTGCCCGGGAACCTCAGGGCAGGTAGGGGAAGTGAGCAGGGGCTCATCAAACTTCAAATCAGCATAGACCACACTCTGGGCCATGcaggcagctgggcagcagcagtcCAGGAACCCAGTCCTGTTCTGCTCCACTGTGGTCATATAGCAGACTGTGGCTAAGACCATGTGGGGTGGAGACACTTCTTCATatgcagaaaagcagaagtagttgctttatttgcaaaaagtggttttatttcGGAGGATGCTCTGGCTTTGGAGGGTGGGGGGTGAATGAGCTCCACTCTGGGCTGCATGCTCTACATCTGTGCCCCAGGCTGTGAGGAGCCCAAGCTCCTGTGTACTGGCCACAGCAGGGCTACACTGCCCCATATGTCaccttttccctcccagcccctgctcaggACACAGGATGCACTTATTATATCGGTCCTCTGAATATGCCAGGGAGAATCCCAGGGATGCTCGTGTCAGAGCTCCAGGCTGCTGGAACCAGGAGGTCTATATTGAAACTTTAACAGCTGCCGGAACCAAACACCTTCAACTCAAGCCTCACCAGACCTTTCAGGCTCTCACACATCACCCAGACTCAAAGCAAAGTGAGGCCACTTGCTGGAACCTCCTCAGACTGGGCTGGCACCAGCAGAtaagctgctgcccagcccaaGTCCTCCATGGGATGAGGAAGCAAAGGGTCGCCTCTCAGCTTAAACACCAGGCAGCCACCACAATCAGAAAGCTTTCAAgagacctgctccagcctgcacAGGAGCTGCCTCATGCTGCCATCAGGCCACGAGGATGTTGGATTGCTGCTGGCTGAAAGCTGGCTCCTGGAACGGTGCAGCAGAGGCAATTTCCCACTTTTCATTGATGCAACCGAGTCAGTGAGCTGGAGGATGCACCTCTATCACACCCCTGTCATTCCCCAAAGCCAGACACAGTTTTTGGCCGAGTTTATTGGCAAAATGCAGTTACAGGGAAATAAAGAGGTCTGAGCCAGGAGGCAGCAGTCAGTGCCTGCGAATGCCCA from Chiroxiphia lanceolata isolate bChiLan1 chromosome Z, bChiLan1.pri, whole genome shotgun sequence encodes:
- the LOC116780706 gene encoding B-cell differentiation antigen CD72-like isoform X1; the encoded protein is MAQNVVYADLKFAEGSPSTVPDEDDSPYENVLPGPVTAAPSPEHSPRRWHIPKALLPASLVLLLLLLVAIVALGACYWQVTRSLQDTSHNYAAEQDRLSQELSAQEQSLEQAQVELAWAREELQRAWHEGNISQLELDRMSIELGHIRGVLSKTEKEMQEVQGKLNNSKSTVSSLRACVNTDCCPSGWVLYRSKCLFISVQKKTWQSSKDDCKEKSAELLIQDSLLSLTVPHFVQESTEKYWIGASIYYDTRATSKWQDSSQTWNTVCRAIDNGKIRRTSCWNYFQWICEKSPKLSSTSEAQPPLLTKV
- the LOC116780706 gene encoding B-cell differentiation antigen CD72-like isoform X2; its protein translation is MAQNVVYADLKFAEGSPSTVPDEDDSPYENVLPGPVTAAPSPEHSPRRWHIPKALLPASLVLLLLLLVAIVALGACYWQVTRSLQDTSHNYAAEQDRLSQELSAQEQSLEQAQVELAWAREELQRAWHEGNISQLELDRMSIELGHIRGVLSKTEKEMQEVQGKLNNSKSTVSSLRACVNTDCCPSGWVLYRSKCLFISVQKKTWQSSKDDCKEKSAELLIQDSLLSLTVPHFVQESTEKYWIGASIYYDTRATSKWQDSSQTCGSARNPRS